In Planctomycetia bacterium, one DNA window encodes the following:
- a CDS encoding N-acetyltransferase family protein, translating into MAPANAITNDVILNTPIHFACEPATDEAFRAYWQQGLRGGPWLAAEVDGIFAGYCKAGPWRDRAAYRFTVETGIYIAPAYQGRGIGRSLYLALFERLRAAGMHRVVAGITLPNEASVRLHEAVGFQYVGTFREVGWKFDRWHDVGWWEMGLR; encoded by the coding sequence GTGGCGCCGGCCAACGCGATCACGAACGACGTGATCCTCAACACGCCGATTCATTTCGCCTGCGAACCGGCGACGGACGAGGCGTTTCGCGCGTACTGGCAGCAAGGTCTGCGCGGCGGGCCGTGGCTGGCGGCGGAAGTCGATGGCATTTTCGCGGGGTACTGCAAGGCCGGTCCGTGGCGTGACCGGGCTGCGTACCGATTCACGGTAGAGACGGGTATCTATATCGCGCCGGCCTATCAGGGCCGCGGGATTGGTCGGTCGCTGTACCTCGCGCTCTTCGAGCGGCTTCGCGCCGCGGGCATGCACCGGGTCGTCGCCGGCATCACGCTGCCAAACGAGGCGTCGGTGCGATTGCACGAAGCCGTGGGGTTCCAATACGTCGGCACCTTCCGGGAAGTGGGCTGGAAGTTCGACCGGTGGCACGACGTCGGATGGTGGGAGATGGGGCTGCGTTAG
- a CDS encoding GreA/GreB family elongation factor, with protein MDYDALQTFAKAGRWADLEKSWLALIEEPSADGTRLLPVIDTVVKAGQAPLADTLGWAWLSSVKESRPPEAALQIGRELCVRLTDGDSLREEILALYRQTYKDRCDLEQWIDKSGLKAGKSVRRALRFLDTGLRLSKGAYLIHRSDEYAAQLMELDLSGDSATIQAGRRTQTIELAELLDDYDVVEENDFRVLQQLRPERIAELAEKDPSALAVGILRGHRNKITRDDLRMMLVPRHLPAERWSDWWTSLRNAVKKSHHLRIEGRSPMFLIYDPVGQTLEEETWGAFAKATTPREWLELLEGYLRETRSRKTQPDTAFLERVQKVLVGQIERFLKHKEPVQAFTTALVIERVAADGLPVSTDAHGMALDMLSKSAEPVRIVANVTDSRLWALAVACVEQAFTDRWPELLAELILYAPAGQCDVLAKKIESAGRGSLLVGIAERALAEPGRFTDAMMWLWKGPDVSTALPLPPATEMLTLILGLVGPARVSEGKAAGQSVNEMRARVRAGLSARDYARYRKCLESMDDAMAVAMRRLIERAEGLGPSVQDDMANILRAKFPNMYVKPKVALWEDDSVLYFTGRGLKAKEQELTEIVNVKMRENAKAIGEAASHGDLSENSEYKFALEERDLLRARVAKLNRELAMAKLLEPGDIPSDHVSIGHRVTMQPVAGGSPLVVTILGADESDLAKQEYSYQSPFARSLLGKRIGERVSIATDQATGEFTIAAVASVLN; from the coding sequence ATGGACTACGACGCACTTCAGACGTTTGCCAAAGCCGGCCGCTGGGCGGATCTCGAAAAGAGCTGGCTGGCGCTCATTGAAGAACCCTCGGCAGACGGAACGCGCTTGCTGCCGGTGATCGACACGGTTGTGAAAGCGGGGCAGGCACCGCTGGCGGATACGTTGGGGTGGGCGTGGTTGTCCAGTGTGAAGGAATCTCGTCCGCCGGAAGCGGCGTTGCAGATCGGGCGCGAGTTGTGTGTTCGTCTGACCGACGGTGACAGCCTACGAGAGGAAATTCTCGCGTTGTACCGCCAGACCTATAAGGATCGCTGCGATCTGGAGCAGTGGATCGACAAGTCCGGACTGAAGGCCGGCAAGTCCGTGCGTCGTGCGTTGCGCTTCCTCGATACCGGGCTTCGACTGTCCAAAGGGGCGTACCTGATACACCGCAGTGACGAGTACGCGGCCCAGCTAATGGAGTTGGACCTTTCCGGCGACAGCGCGACGATTCAAGCCGGCCGCCGCACGCAGACGATCGAGTTGGCGGAATTGCTCGACGATTACGACGTCGTGGAGGAGAACGATTTCCGCGTGTTGCAGCAGTTGCGGCCCGAGCGCATCGCGGAACTGGCGGAGAAAGATCCTTCGGCGCTGGCGGTGGGAATACTTCGTGGCCATCGCAACAAGATCACGCGCGATGATTTGAGAATGATGCTGGTGCCGCGGCATCTACCGGCCGAGCGGTGGTCGGACTGGTGGACCTCGCTTCGCAACGCGGTGAAAAAGAGCCATCATCTGCGGATCGAAGGCCGCTCGCCGATGTTTCTCATCTACGATCCGGTTGGCCAGACGTTGGAAGAAGAGACGTGGGGGGCGTTTGCCAAGGCGACGACGCCACGGGAGTGGTTGGAATTGCTGGAGGGCTATCTGCGTGAGACGCGCAGCCGTAAGACGCAGCCGGACACGGCGTTTCTGGAGCGTGTGCAAAAGGTGTTGGTGGGGCAGATCGAACGTTTTCTCAAGCACAAAGAGCCGGTGCAGGCATTTACGACGGCGCTGGTGATTGAGCGCGTGGCGGCGGACGGGTTGCCGGTATCGACCGACGCGCACGGCATGGCGTTAGACATGTTGTCTAAATCTGCCGAGCCGGTTCGGATCGTAGCGAACGTGACGGACAGCCGGTTGTGGGCGCTGGCGGTGGCCTGCGTGGAGCAGGCATTCACGGATCGATGGCCGGAGTTGCTGGCGGAGTTGATACTGTATGCACCGGCGGGGCAGTGCGATGTGCTTGCGAAAAAGATCGAGAGCGCCGGGCGCGGGTCGCTGCTGGTCGGCATCGCCGAGCGGGCGCTGGCCGAGCCGGGCCGATTCACGGATGCGATGATGTGGTTGTGGAAGGGACCGGATGTTTCGACGGCGCTTCCGCTTCCGCCGGCGACGGAAATGCTGACTCTGATCCTGGGGCTGGTCGGTCCGGCGCGGGTGTCGGAGGGCAAAGCGGCGGGGCAATCGGTGAACGAGATGCGAGCGCGCGTGCGGGCCGGGCTTTCGGCGCGGGACTACGCGCGATATCGCAAATGCCTGGAATCCATGGACGACGCGATGGCCGTCGCGATGCGCCGATTGATCGAGCGTGCCGAGGGTCTTGGTCCGAGCGTGCAGGACGATATGGCGAACATCCTGCGCGCGAAGTTCCCGAACATGTACGTCAAGCCGAAGGTCGCGCTGTGGGAGGATGACAGCGTGCTGTATTTCACCGGGCGCGGCCTGAAAGCGAAGGAACAGGAACTGACCGAAATCGTGAACGTGAAAATGCGCGAGAACGCCAAGGCCATCGGCGAGGCGGCGTCGCACGGTGATTTAAGCGAAAACTCGGAATACAAGTTCGCTCTGGAAGAGCGCGACCTGCTGCGGGCCCGGGTGGCGAAGCTCAACCGCGAACTGGCGATGGCCAAATTGCTCGAGCCGGGCGATATTCCGTCGGATCACGTCAGCATCGGCCATCGGGTGACGATGCAGCCGGTGGCCGGTGGGTCGCCCCTGGTTGTGACGATTCTCGGGGCGGATGAGTCGGATCTGGCGAAGCAGGAGTATTCTTATCAAAGCCCGTTCGCGCGGTCGCTGCTCGGCAAGCGGATCGGTGAACGCGTAAGCATCGCGACCGATCAGGCGACTGGGGAGTTTACCATCGCGGCCGTTGCAAGCGTTTTAAATTGA
- a CDS encoding glycosyltransferase family 4 protein, producing MLRPLILTTDLKPGGLPWRMARLAMALQERGHRPVVGCLAGRGELHEVLERHGIATFACGATRAGDWKALAAFRCVVRRHDPDLVHASLFHANLAARWLGRLDRPRPVITSTVTIEIERRWHRWGEMLTSGGSTLHAVNSQAVARHVICDLGMDPAKVVVVPNGLDLRAIERTPPVNRERFGLPDSSPLVVWAGRLDPVKQIETVIDIMGALHDALGAYGVILGDGPRRGAVAEYIHATERVDCVRMLGWSENVIGWLKAANLMLLCSRTEGSPNVVLEALACGCPVVASNIESCKELLGNGARGLLAPAGDVEAFTTAARNILTNPEQQAIRRPGMEYVRREHDLSRVVERWIALYERAMGR from the coding sequence ATGTTACGCCCGCTGATTCTGACGACCGACCTGAAGCCCGGCGGGCTGCCGTGGCGCATGGCGCGGCTGGCGATGGCGCTTCAGGAACGCGGTCATCGGCCGGTCGTCGGATGCCTTGCGGGCCGCGGGGAACTGCACGAAGTCCTTGAACGGCATGGCATAGCGACGTTCGCATGCGGCGCAACACGGGCCGGCGATTGGAAGGCCTTGGCGGCGTTTCGCTGCGTTGTCCGGCGGCATGATCCGGATCTGGTTCATGCGTCGCTGTTCCACGCCAATCTCGCGGCACGCTGGTTGGGGAGGTTGGACCGTCCTCGACCGGTCATCACGTCCACGGTGACCATCGAGATCGAGCGGCGATGGCATCGGTGGGGCGAGATGCTGACGAGTGGAGGATCAACCTTGCATGCTGTGAACTCGCAGGCGGTGGCGCGGCATGTGATTTGCGATCTTGGCATGGATCCGGCAAAGGTCGTCGTGGTTCCCAACGGGCTGGACCTGCGAGCGATTGAGCGGACGCCGCCGGTGAATCGCGAGCGTTTCGGCCTGCCGGATTCGTCGCCGCTGGTTGTCTGGGCGGGGCGTCTTGATCCGGTGAAGCAGATCGAGACAGTTATAGATATAATGGGCGCCCTGCACGACGCGCTGGGAGCGTATGGCGTGATTCTTGGGGACGGCCCGCGGCGCGGCGCCGTCGCGGAATACATCCATGCGACCGAGCGAGTCGATTGCGTGCGGATGCTTGGTTGGAGCGAGAACGTGATCGGTTGGCTCAAGGCAGCGAACCTGATGCTGCTCTGCTCGCGCACCGAAGGCTCGCCGAACGTCGTGCTGGAGGCGCTGGCATGTGGATGCCCGGTTGTGGCATCCAATATTGAAAGCTGTAAAGAACTGCTTGGAAACGGCGCGCGGGGCCTCCTCGCGCCGGCGGGGGATGTCGAGGCCTTCACCACGGCCGCCCGAAATATCCTTACAAATCCCGAACAACAGGCTATCCGCCGTCCGGGAATGGAGTACGTCCGCCGTGAACACGATCTGTCCCGGGTAGTCGAGCGGTGGATTGCATTGTATGAGCGGGCCATGGGCCGATAA